A portion of the Flavobacterium magnum genome contains these proteins:
- a CDS encoding OmpA family protein, translating into MKNLNKIFAAALLLAGLSSQAQDADNPWAISFGVNAVDTRTSAGDKDFFAHFDQPFHVKENWNILPSVSYLNVSKYVGSGFTFGVTGSINRIDKLVYRSELNPKDFVVQNPGDLSYYAADAVIKYSFMPLLDSKWFDPSLHIGGGYTWFGDYETGTVNGGLGLTFWLSETVGLSLQSTYKHSFDDSDDRAVGVPSHIQHFAGLTFKFGGKDTDGDGIYDKYDACPEVAGPKELNGCPDTDGDGILDKDDACVTEKGLAEFQGCPDRDSDGVADKDDACPDEAGLKTFGGCPDTDGDGIQDKDDKCPTVKGPKDNKGCPWPDTDGDGVLDKDDRCPEVKGTVANNGCPEITEEQINKLNAYAKTILFNSGKSTFKQETYAVLQSITAILKEYPSSRFSIEGHTDSDGKDAMNQKLSEDRAAAVKNYLIENGIAAERLSSAGFGESKPIDTNKTAAGKANNRRVEVKLVK; encoded by the coding sequence ATGAAAAATCTAAACAAAATTTTTGCTGCCGCCTTACTGCTTGCAGGATTGAGTTCCCAGGCACAGGACGCTGACAACCCGTGGGCTATTTCCTTCGGTGTGAATGCGGTTGATACCAGGACCAGTGCAGGAGACAAAGACTTCTTTGCGCATTTTGACCAGCCTTTCCACGTAAAGGAAAACTGGAACATCCTGCCTTCAGTATCTTACTTAAATGTGTCTAAGTATGTTGGAAGCGGATTTACATTCGGTGTAACAGGATCTATCAACAGGATTGATAAATTGGTTTACCGTTCAGAATTGAACCCAAAAGACTTCGTCGTACAAAATCCTGGTGATTTAAGTTATTACGCTGCTGATGCTGTGATCAAATACAGCTTCATGCCTTTGCTTGATTCAAAATGGTTTGATCCTTCGCTTCATATTGGTGGAGGTTATACCTGGTTCGGAGATTACGAGACAGGAACTGTGAATGGTGGTTTGGGACTGACTTTCTGGTTGTCTGAAACTGTAGGTCTTTCATTGCAATCTACATACAAGCATTCGTTTGATGACAGCGATGACAGGGCCGTTGGCGTTCCTTCACACATCCAGCACTTTGCAGGCCTTACTTTCAAATTCGGAGGTAAAGATACTGACGGTGACGGAATCTACGACAAATATGATGCCTGCCCTGAAGTAGCAGGTCCTAAAGAACTGAATGGTTGCCCTGATACAGACGGCGACGGTATCCTTGACAAAGATGATGCCTGCGTTACTGAGAAAGGTCTTGCAGAATTCCAGGGATGTCCTGACAGGGATTCCGATGGTGTAGCTGATAAAGATGACGCTTGTCCGGATGAAGCAGGTTTGAAAACTTTCGGTGGATGCCCTGATACTGACGGTGACGGAATCCAGGATAAAGATGACAAATGTCCTACAGTAAAAGGACCAAAAGACAACAAAGGATGTCCATGGCCAGACACTGACGGCGATGGTGTACTTGACAAAGATGACAGGTGTCCTGAAGTTAAAGGTACTGTAGCTAACAATGGTTGTCCTGAAATCACTGAGGAGCAAATCAACAAATTGAACGCTTACGCTAAAACGATCCTGTTCAACAGTGGTAAATCAACTTTCAAACAGGAAACTTATGCTGTACTTCAGTCAATCACTGCAATCCTGAAAGAATATCCTTCTTCAAGATTCAGCATCGAAGGTCACACTGACAGCGACGGTAAGGATGCCATGAACCAGAAATTATCTGAAGACAGGGCTGCTGCCGTGAAAAACTACCTGATCGAAAACGGCATTGCCGCTGAAAGGTTGTCATCTGCAGGTTTCGGTGAGTCAAAACCAATTGACACGAACAAAACTGCTGCTGGTAAAGCAAATAACAGAAGGGTAGAAGTGAAATTGGTAAAATAA
- the kbl gene encoding glycine C-acetyltransferase — protein sequence MYGKIKNHLQSELQAIEDNGIFKKERIITTPQGAEIKVSTGETVLNFCANNYLGLSSHPEVIQAAKDALDSHGFGMSSVRFICGTQDIHKTLEQKIASFYGTEDTILYAAAFDANGGVFEPLFNEQDAIISDSLNHASIIDGVRLCKAMRYRYENSNMEDLEQQLVKADEAGARFKIIVTDGVFSMDGLVAPLDKICDLADKYDAMVMVDECHAAGFIGATGKGTLEAKDVMGRVDIITGTLGKALGGAMGGYTTGKKEIIELLRQRSRPYLFSNSLAPAIVGASIKVFDLLEQDTTLRDKLEWNTNYFKEGMKKAGFDIIDGDSAIVPVMLYDAKLSQTMANELLKKGIYVIGFFFPVVPKDKARIRVQLSAAHHREHLDKAIAAFTEVGRALGVI from the coding sequence ATGTACGGAAAAATCAAAAACCACCTGCAAAGTGAGCTGCAGGCGATTGAAGACAACGGGATTTTCAAGAAAGAAAGAATCATTACCACGCCGCAGGGTGCCGAAATTAAGGTGTCAACGGGAGAAACCGTCCTGAATTTCTGCGCGAACAATTACCTGGGGCTGTCATCGCACCCTGAGGTAATCCAGGCGGCAAAGGATGCCCTCGACAGCCACGGTTTCGGGATGTCGTCGGTGCGTTTTATCTGCGGTACCCAGGACATCCATAAAACGCTGGAACAGAAAATCGCTTCGTTTTACGGCACAGAGGACACAATATTATATGCTGCCGCTTTTGATGCGAATGGCGGGGTTTTCGAACCTTTGTTCAACGAACAGGATGCCATCATTTCGGACAGCCTGAACCACGCGTCCATCATCGACGGCGTGCGTTTGTGCAAAGCCATGCGCTATCGGTACGAAAACAGCAATATGGAAGACCTGGAGCAACAGCTTGTTAAAGCGGATGAAGCCGGGGCGCGGTTTAAGATTATCGTGACCGACGGCGTCTTTTCAATGGACGGCCTGGTGGCGCCTTTGGATAAGATCTGCGACCTGGCCGACAAATACGATGCGATGGTGATGGTCGACGAATGCCATGCTGCCGGATTCATCGGGGCAACCGGCAAAGGCACGCTTGAGGCCAAAGACGTGATGGGACGTGTAGATATCATTACTGGAACCCTCGGGAAAGCACTCGGCGGCGCGATGGGCGGCTACACGACCGGCAAAAAGGAAATCATCGAATTGCTGCGCCAGCGTTCGCGCCCGTACCTGTTTTCGAATTCGCTCGCGCCGGCTATAGTGGGCGCCTCGATCAAGGTTTTCGACCTGCTGGAACAGGATACCACACTGCGCGACAAGCTGGAGTGGAACACCAATTACTTCAAAGAAGGCATGAAAAAGGCGGGGTTTGACATTATCGACGGCGATTCGGCGATAGTGCCCGTGATGCTGTACGACGCAAAATTGTCGCAGACCATGGCCAACGAATTGCTTAAAAAAGGGATTTACGTGATCGGATTCTTTTTCCCTGTAGTCCCGAAAGACAAAGCGCGCATCCGGGTCCAACTCTCTGCAGCTCACCACAGGGAACATCTTGACAAAGCCATTGCCGCCTTTACGGAAGTTGGGCGCGCGCTGGGGGTTATATAA
- a CDS encoding UvrD-helicase domain-containing protein: protein MQTPSFSLYDASAGSGKTYTLVKEYLKIILRSEKHDAYRNILAITFTNKAVHEMKSRIVGSLSEFAKDSPSGKAAALMETIAGETGISVASIRLKAQQIIRHLIHNYAAFDISTIDKFTHRVIRAFAHDLNLPVTFEVTLDTENLLTEAVDTIIARAGEDETLTKLLVDFTMEKTDDDKSWDISREILETGRLALNENNRHEIVHFNEKTIPEFIAIKNKLVESIRELESGAVVFAQSALDIIKANNINPASFSGQYFPKHLESIIEGRFNPKNKTYREPEDFRINKNAQDSEVIQALVPEWISILAQVYRNFEKRDFYRAFLRNITPLSLLSTVSRQLTDIQKEQNVLSIAEFNAIIHREIQNQPAPFIYERLGERYRHFFIDEFQDTSEMQWQNLIPLIDNALSGQDETGQKGTLMVVGDPKQSIYRWRGGKAEQFIELGKGHNPFSNPEKERFSLDTNWRSYSEIIRFNNDFFRFLSGEFEHADYRDLYEKQSFQNTNHKEGGYVDISFIDGSTAIEENAPEKTDLYVQATLDTIRKVKSLGFHYSDIAILTRKRGQGIAVADFLTENDIPLLSSETLVIGNASEVRLVISVLRYLKNGRDVEAKAQWLVFMAKNLQVGMAVHDFVAEGMAFDTEKDLEQWLSEMGIRMVFQEVRRKSLYEAVEVIIDAFLAKKHNAYLQYFLDIVLERDVRGQAGISDFLEYWEKNGAKFSVPSPEGSDAVRIMTIHKSKGLEFPVVIMPFAEEDYGRKPKDKLWLETDEESLGLPKALIDNSSAVAGFGESASAIYLQKKQEELLDNVNVLYVALTRAEEQLYIISNKNINANGEVKANDMSSFFVKYLIDKGVYDENTLRYAFGNQLKLSAAAAKNDDNKRIETVHEALDMANIRIAQRESLMWGTKQQASIEYGNLLHEILSGIRTGKDVDYAIEKAVGDGLISIDNEVTIRESIDSIMTHPELEEYFLAENKILNEQAIIRKEGALIKPDRITITPQNEVMLLDYKTGLHQPKYKLQLETYEQAIRKMGYKVTKKILVYIGERVEVVTL, encoded by the coding sequence ATGCAAACACCTTCCTTTTCGCTCTACGACGCTTCAGCGGGCTCCGGCAAAACCTACACCCTCGTGAAGGAATACCTGAAAATTATCCTGCGGTCTGAAAAACATGATGCCTACCGAAACATCCTGGCCATCACCTTTACGAACAAGGCAGTGCATGAGATGAAGTCACGCATCGTGGGGAGCCTTTCTGAATTTGCAAAAGACAGTCCCTCGGGCAAAGCGGCGGCGCTCATGGAAACCATCGCAGGGGAAACGGGGATTTCCGTCGCTTCGATCAGATTGAAAGCGCAGCAGATCATCCGGCATTTGATCCATAATTATGCGGCTTTCGACATTTCCACCATCGACAAATTCACGCACCGCGTCATCCGTGCTTTTGCACACGACCTCAACCTGCCTGTCACATTTGAAGTCACGCTGGATACCGAAAATCTGTTAACGGAAGCGGTAGACACGATCATCGCACGCGCGGGCGAAGATGAGACACTTACAAAACTGCTCGTTGACTTCACGATGGAAAAAACCGATGACGATAAAAGCTGGGATATTTCGCGCGAGATCCTTGAAACGGGCCGACTTGCATTAAACGAAAACAACCGTCACGAGATTGTACATTTCAATGAAAAGACCATTCCGGAATTCATTGCCATCAAGAACAAACTGGTCGAATCGATCAGGGAATTGGAGTCAGGCGCCGTGGTTTTCGCCCAAAGCGCGCTGGATATCATCAAAGCCAACAACATCAATCCGGCCTCATTTTCAGGCCAATATTTTCCGAAACACCTCGAATCCATCATAGAGGGCCGCTTCAACCCGAAAAACAAAACCTACCGAGAGCCGGAAGATTTCCGCATCAATAAAAACGCACAGGACAGCGAAGTCATTCAAGCGCTGGTTCCTGAGTGGATTTCGATCCTGGCGCAGGTGTACAGGAATTTTGAAAAACGGGATTTTTACCGCGCATTCCTGAGGAACATTACACCGCTGTCGCTGCTTAGTACCGTGAGCCGCCAGCTGACTGACATCCAAAAGGAACAAAATGTGCTGTCCATAGCCGAATTCAATGCGATCATCCACCGCGAAATCCAGAACCAGCCTGCGCCATTTATTTATGAAAGGCTCGGCGAGCGTTACCGGCACTTTTTTATCGACGAATTCCAGGATACTTCGGAAATGCAATGGCAAAACCTGATCCCGCTGATTGACAACGCGCTTTCCGGGCAGGACGAAACCGGGCAGAAAGGTACGCTGATGGTTGTGGGCGATCCGAAACAATCCATTTACCGTTGGCGTGGTGGCAAGGCGGAGCAATTCATCGAACTTGGAAAAGGACACAATCCATTCAGCAATCCGGAGAAGGAACGTTTTTCGCTGGATACGAATTGGCGCAGTTACTCGGAAATCATCCGATTCAACAACGATTTTTTCAGATTCCTTTCGGGTGAATTTGAGCATGCCGACTACCGCGATCTTTACGAAAAACAAAGTTTCCAGAACACCAACCACAAAGAAGGCGGCTACGTGGATATTTCGTTTATCGACGGCAGTACGGCAATCGAAGAGAATGCACCCGAAAAAACCGACCTGTATGTGCAGGCCACACTCGATACGATCAGGAAAGTAAAGAGTCTCGGTTTCCACTACAGCGACATCGCCATCCTTACCCGGAAGCGCGGGCAGGGCATCGCGGTGGCTGACTTCCTTACGGAAAACGACATCCCGCTGTTGTCGTCAGAAACCCTGGTGATCGGCAATGCGTCTGAAGTACGCCTGGTCATCAGTGTGCTGCGCTACCTGAAAAACGGCCGCGATGTCGAGGCCAAAGCGCAGTGGCTTGTGTTTATGGCGAAAAATCTTCAGGTTGGCATGGCAGTTCATGATTTTGTTGCGGAAGGCATGGCTTTTGACACGGAAAAGGATCTTGAGCAATGGCTTTCGGAAATGGGCATCAGGATGGTGTTTCAGGAAGTGCGGCGCAAATCATTGTATGAGGCCGTCGAAGTCATCATTGACGCCTTCCTGGCTAAAAAGCACAATGCTTATCTACAATATTTCCTCGACATTGTGCTCGAGCGGGACGTGCGTGGACAAGCAGGGATTTCAGATTTCCTTGAATACTGGGAGAAAAACGGCGCGAAATTCAGCGTTCCATCGCCGGAAGGCAGTGACGCGGTGCGGATCATGACCATCCATAAATCCAAAGGACTTGAATTTCCCGTGGTGATTATGCCGTTTGCAGAAGAAGATTATGGCAGGAAACCGAAAGACAAACTTTGGCTGGAAACCGACGAAGAAAGTCTGGGCCTGCCCAAAGCCCTGATTGACAACAGCAGCGCCGTAGCGGGTTTTGGCGAAAGTGCATCGGCCATTTACCTGCAGAAAAAGCAGGAAGAGCTGCTCGACAATGTGAACGTCCTATATGTCGCGCTGACCCGGGCTGAAGAGCAACTGTACATTATTTCGAATAAGAACATCAATGCGAATGGCGAAGTCAAGGCGAATGACATGTCGTCCTTTTTTGTAAAATACCTTATCGACAAAGGTGTGTACGATGAAAATACCCTGCGGTATGCTTTCGGAAATCAACTAAAATTATCTGCCGCGGCGGCGAAAAACGACGACAACAAACGTATCGAAACGGTGCACGAAGCCCTTGACATGGCCAACATCAGGATTGCCCAGCGCGAATCGTTAATGTGGGGCACCAAACAGCAGGCCTCTATTGAATACGGCAACCTGCTGCACGAAATCCTTTCCGGGATCAGGACGGGGAAAGACGTCGATTATGCCATTGAGAAAGCTGTCGGCGACGGACTGATTTCAATCGACAACGAAGTTACGATACGGGAAAGTATTGACTCCATCATGACGCATCCTGAACTGGAGGAGTATTTCCTGGCTGAAAACAAAATCCTGAATGAGCAGGCGATTATCCGAAAGGAAGGTGCGCTTATTAAACCCGACCGGATCACCATAACACCTCAAAACGAGGTGATGCTGCTCGATTATAAAACCGGCCTGCACCAGCCTAAATACAAGCTGCAACTGGAAACCTATGAACAGGCCATCCGGAAAATGGGCTATAAAGTGACAAAAAAAATACTGGTGTATATCGGCGAAAGGGTGGAAGTGGTAACTTTGTGA
- a CDS encoding superoxide dismutase: MAFELPKLPYAYDALEPHIDARTMEIHHTKHHNAYTTNLNAAIAGTDMEGKTIENILINLDKKNAAVRNNGGGYYNHNLFWTVMSPNGGGKPTGDLMAAIERDFDSFDEFKAKFSKAGATQFGSGWAWLCVHQGGKLEVCGTPNQDNPLMPDTGCGGTPILGMDVWEHAYYLNYQNRRPDYIEAFFNVINWTEVARRYALEK, translated from the coding sequence ATGGCTTTTGAATTACCCAAATTGCCGTATGCATACGATGCGCTGGAACCACACATCGATGCGCGTACGATGGAAATACACCACACGAAACACCACAATGCCTACACCACAAACCTGAACGCGGCCATCGCCGGTACGGATATGGAAGGCAAGACCATCGAGAACATACTGATCAACCTGGATAAGAAAAATGCTGCCGTACGCAACAACGGCGGCGGGTATTACAATCACAACCTGTTCTGGACCGTCATGTCACCAAATGGTGGCGGCAAGCCGACAGGCGACCTGATGGCCGCCATTGAAAGGGATTTTGACAGTTTTGATGAGTTTAAGGCAAAGTTCTCAAAAGCGGGCGCAACACAATTCGGGTCCGGATGGGCTTGGCTTTGCGTGCACCAGGGCGGCAAGCTCGAAGTATGCGGCACGCCAAACCAGGACAATCCGCTGATGCCTGATACCGGATGCGGTGGCACTCCGATCCTTGGCATGGATGTGTGGGAACACGCCTACTATTTGAATTACCAGAACAGGAGACCTGATTATATCGAGGCATTCTTCAACGTGATCAACTGGACAGAAGTCGCCAGAAGGTACGCGCTGGAGAAGTAA
- a CDS encoding ABC transporter permease — MNFPLYIARRYLKSVSKNNAINIINRIASVGIITGSAALFIVLSVFSGLVNFSLSFSNTIDPDIKAVAATGKSFFISPKQLQELRDVKGVAAFSSVIEERVLFVFDEKSEFTYIKGVDSLCTNVSTIKKGVVNGAWLETGTNQAVIGYGLYEKLGVGLGEYNRQLEIYAPKPGKGLIENPEEAFRRTSVIPVGMYAISEELDSKYVFTDLGLATELMGYRPGQVTALELKLTAAEDEAAVTRSLKRIFGNQLVIRNRAQLNDALYKMLRTENLAIYLIFTLVIILILFAFAGAIIMMILDKKSNLKTLFYLGAEIRDLRKIFLLQGTLLCLKGGLIGIAIGSVVVVVQQYSKLVMITDTLAYPVVFSIMNIVIVMATIISLGFLASLIASGRVSKKLME, encoded by the coding sequence GTGAATTTTCCGCTGTACATAGCCAGGCGCTACCTCAAAAGCGTCAGTAAGAACAACGCGATCAACATCATCAACCGCATCGCGTCGGTGGGGATCATTACGGGTTCCGCGGCTTTGTTTATTGTACTTTCGGTATTCAGCGGACTGGTGAACTTCAGCCTTTCTTTTTCTAACACCATCGATCCCGACATCAAAGCGGTGGCCGCTACGGGCAAATCGTTTTTCATTTCACCGAAACAGCTGCAGGAACTCCGCGATGTAAAGGGCGTAGCAGCATTCAGCAGTGTTATTGAAGAACGGGTGCTTTTTGTTTTCGATGAAAAATCGGAATTTACCTACATTAAAGGCGTCGACAGCCTTTGTACTAATGTGAGTACCATCAAGAAGGGCGTCGTGAATGGCGCTTGGCTTGAAACCGGGACAAACCAGGCGGTCATCGGGTACGGTTTATATGAGAAACTCGGCGTAGGTCTGGGCGAATACAACCGGCAGCTCGAGATTTATGCCCCAAAACCGGGCAAGGGCCTTATCGAAAACCCTGAAGAAGCGTTCCGCCGGACGTCTGTAATTCCCGTCGGGATGTATGCCATCAGCGAAGAACTGGATTCGAAATATGTGTTTACCGATCTGGGCCTGGCCACAGAATTGATGGGCTACCGCCCGGGACAGGTTACTGCCCTGGAACTCAAACTTACCGCTGCGGAAGACGAGGCCGCGGTGACCAGGTCGCTGAAACGGATTTTCGGGAACCAACTGGTCATACGCAACCGCGCGCAGCTCAACGATGCATTGTACAAGATGCTGCGCACTGAAAACCTCGCGATTTACCTGATTTTTACACTGGTTATCATCCTGATCCTGTTCGCCTTCGCCGGTGCAATCATCATGATGATCCTCGATAAAAAATCCAATCTGAAGACGCTGTTTTACCTCGGTGCCGAAATTCGCGACCTGCGTAAGATTTTCCTGTTGCAGGGTACATTGCTATGCCTGAAAGGCGGGTTGATCGGCATTGCAATCGGAAGCGTCGTGGTGGTGGTGCAGCAGTATTCGAAACTGGTCATGATTACCGATACGCTGGCTTATCCGGTAGTGTTTTCCATCATGAACATCGTGATTGTGATGGCAACGATCATTTCACTTGGATTCCTCGCGTCGCTGATTGCCTCGGGCCGCGTGAGCAAAAAACTGATGGAATAA
- the rbfA gene encoding 30S ribosome-binding factor RbfA gives METNRQKKIGGVLQQDLVDILQGEIRKNGITNLVISVSKVSVTTDLSVASVHLSIFPQDKAAETLAAIRSNGPLIKHDLAQRVKMQLRKVPNLTFYLDDSLDYIEKIDNALSGKENPITNPELLARRKKF, from the coding sequence ATGGAAACGAACAGACAGAAAAAAATAGGCGGCGTACTGCAACAGGATTTGGTGGACATTTTACAGGGGGAAATCCGCAAGAACGGGATTACGAACCTGGTCATCTCTGTGTCTAAAGTCAGTGTCACCACCGATTTGTCGGTAGCCAGCGTGCACCTGAGTATCTTCCCACAGGACAAGGCGGCGGAGACGCTGGCCGCAATCCGCTCGAACGGCCCGTTGATCAAGCATGACCTTGCCCAGCGCGTTAAGATGCAGCTGCGTAAAGTACCCAACCTGACGTTTTATCTCGACGATTCTTTGGATTATATTGAAAAAATCGACAATGCGCTGTCCGGAAAAGAGAATCCGATAACCAATCCGGAATTGCTCGCGCGTAGAAAAAAATTCTAG
- the mce gene encoding methylmalonyl-CoA epimerase yields the protein MNKIEHIGIAVSDLEASNRLFEKIFGAPPYKSEEVASEGVKTSFFMNGPNKIELLEATHPESPIAKFLEKKGEGIHHIAFDVTDIVAEIARLKSEGFTVLNETPKPGADNKLVAFLHPKGTNGVLIELCQERG from the coding sequence ATGAACAAAATTGAACATATCGGCATTGCGGTCAGCGATCTTGAGGCTTCGAACCGCCTTTTTGAGAAAATCTTCGGCGCGCCGCCTTACAAAAGTGAAGAGGTCGCCAGTGAAGGGGTGAAGACTTCCTTCTTCATGAACGGCCCCAACAAGATCGAGTTGCTGGAAGCTACCCACCCGGAAAGCCCGATTGCGAAATTCCTTGAAAAAAAGGGCGAGGGAATCCATCATATCGCATTCGATGTCACAGACATCGTGGCTGAAATCGCACGGCTTAAAAGTGAAGGCTTTACGGTGTTGAACGAGACCCCAAAACCCGGCGCCGACAACAAGCTTGTGGCCTTCCTGCATCCCAAAGGCACCAATGGCGTGCTCATTGAGCTGTGTCAGGAGCGCGGATGA
- a CDS encoding carboxypeptidase-like regulatory domain-containing protein translates to MKFFKALLILLLSCGTVIHAQTEYAGTIKDKASGEALPYVNIGVVNKNMGTVSDVNGHFTLPLTTALNAETIRISMVGYEPQTFTVSDFIAKVTENPVLLLERSMSALKEVVVRNKNLQTGTLGNIPGKKTESAGFEKNILGNEMGVTIKLKRKPAYIKAFHAVIDFNRYRELKFRLNFYDLKDGLPNNSLLSENIIVTTDIRRGLLNVDLTDYNIWAEGDFFVSIELIEEMGESGLHFLADYKGTPVITRAASQGKWNTRNDKLSFGFWVTAAF, encoded by the coding sequence ATGAAATTCTTCAAAGCCCTGCTGATCCTGCTGCTGTCGTGCGGCACGGTGATACATGCACAGACAGAATATGCCGGTACGATAAAGGACAAAGCTTCAGGCGAAGCATTGCCGTATGTCAATATCGGTGTGGTCAATAAAAATATGGGGACCGTTTCTGACGTGAACGGCCATTTTACACTGCCGCTGACGACGGCGCTTAATGCGGAAACAATCAGGATTTCGATGGTGGGCTATGAGCCGCAAACCTTCACCGTATCAGACTTCATAGCCAAAGTCACCGAAAATCCCGTTTTATTGCTCGAGCGCAGCATGTCGGCATTAAAAGAAGTGGTGGTCCGCAATAAAAACCTGCAGACCGGAACGCTGGGCAATATACCCGGAAAGAAAACGGAATCGGCTGGATTTGAGAAAAATATCCTGGGTAACGAAATGGGCGTAACCATAAAGTTGAAACGCAAACCGGCTTATATTAAGGCCTTTCATGCAGTAATCGATTTCAACCGCTACCGCGAGCTCAAATTCAGGCTCAATTTTTATGATCTGAAAGACGGCCTGCCCAATAACAGCCTCCTGAGCGAGAACATCATCGTGACGACAGACATTAGGCGCGGCCTGCTCAATGTAGACCTCACAGATTACAACATCTGGGCTGAAGGCGACTTTTTCGTGTCTATCGAGCTGATTGAGGAAATGGGCGAAAGTGGCCTGCATTTCCTCGCAGATTATAAAGGAACCCCCGTAATCACGCGCGCCGCGAGCCAGGGCAAATGGAATACACGCAACGACAAGCTGAGCTTTGGATTTTGGGTGACGGCGGCATTCTGA
- a CDS encoding 6-pyruvoyl trahydropterin synthase family protein, whose translation MSKIRITKQFSFETGHALYGYDGKCKNVHGHSYKLSVTVIGTPISDAGNVKFGMVIDFTDLKHIVKEEIVDHFDHATVFNKNTPHVELASELKTRGHHVILVDYQPTSENMVIDFAQKIQKRLPAGISLFSLKLQETETSFAEWYASDN comes from the coding sequence ATGAGTAAGATCAGGATTACCAAGCAATTCAGTTTTGAAACCGGGCATGCACTGTATGGTTACGACGGCAAATGCAAGAACGTACACGGGCACAGTTACAAACTTTCGGTAACCGTAATCGGTACGCCCATTTCCGACGCCGGCAATGTGAAATTCGGCATGGTCATTGATTTTACCGACCTCAAGCACATCGTAAAAGAAGAAATCGTAGACCATTTTGACCACGCCACCGTGTTCAACAAAAACACGCCCCATGTCGAACTCGCCAGTGAGCTTAAGACACGCGGGCACCATGTGATTTTGGTAGATTACCAACCCACGAGTGAAAATATGGTCATCGATTTCGCCCAAAAGATCCAGAAAAGGCTGCCAGCCGGGATCTCGTTGTTTTCGTTAAAACTTCAGGAAACCGAAACCTCGTTTGCGGAATGGTACGCGTCGGATAACTAG